A genome region from Candidatus Poribacteria bacterium includes the following:
- a CDS encoding sigma-70 family RNA polymerase sigma factor, which yields MEREDDVQLIHAVLSGDDAAFDTLVQKYQKSVHALAWRKIGDFHYAEEITQDTFLRAYQNLSTLRNPSQFLGWLYVIANRLCLNWLRKHKPANQLQSLEDTPMEEVAKSAYARYVLEQREMEATEHRFEIVKKLLEKLPESERTVMTLYYLGEMTTKEIGKFLGVSVETIRTRMHRARKRLQEEEKLLVQEVLGGVQISANIRQNIMREVVDMKPTSSPKMEPFLPWVAFGTAVVVATLLMFSASSRYLTRFQKPYSFEVESEPTVEIIDAPIVLETDAKPSVRNQVGRTVDADEDKGNRGSKLQEIQLPQKTSDTVSDVTDNPLVVSRMENRSFPSVFQAWDDLIGSIGDEQTSGNIESLDTEILYTESLTKHDLHWSPFFGLWWDTSVAEPTYGLSTRLGGELEAAKTIRQQRLSRNANMLFLVEVRIHNHLQSSAFPPDSDFWLRDSNNRIIENRSDEYVMDFLNPDLQDLLIQRIVAIDKCGLFDGVMIAGFNANATDFIDRHFHDATDEEIIAATTRILQEVRRRVRDDFLILVNTDRTKPTAYTEYVNGTFMDTRRGSKDSYTGEGLQRIEDVLLWAETQLREPRVNCLKGEGIGTSSPDSPENMRWARLFTTLSLTHSNGYVLYTDGMRSVDPQAQDHSHYWYPFWDADLGQPVGEKAQLYENQEGLFIREFTNGWVAYNRSGKPQNIQLPMQVTAVTSGITTTHHTISDLDGEIYLK from the coding sequence GTGGAAAGAGAAGACGATGTTCAGTTAATTCACGCTGTTTTATCGGGCGACGACGCGGCATTTGACACTTTAGTTCAAAAATACCAAAAAAGCGTTCATGCCCTTGCGTGGCGGAAAATCGGTGATTTCCATTATGCAGAAGAAATTACACAGGATACTTTCCTCCGCGCCTATCAAAACCTTTCAACGCTCAGAAATCCGAGCCAGTTTCTTGGGTGGCTGTATGTCATCGCGAATCGGCTTTGTCTGAATTGGCTACGCAAACATAAGCCCGCGAATCAATTGCAATCGTTGGAGGACACACCTATGGAAGAAGTGGCGAAATCTGCTTATGCGCGTTACGTATTGGAACAACGCGAGATGGAAGCAACTGAACATCGTTTTGAAATCGTCAAGAAACTTTTGGAAAAATTGCCGGAGAGCGAACGTACGGTAATGACGCTCTATTACCTCGGCGAAATGACCACGAAGGAAATTGGCAAATTCTTGGGAGTGTCGGTGGAAACGATAAGGACTCGGATGCATCGTGCCCGAAAACGGCTACAAGAAGAAGAGAAACTCTTGGTCCAAGAAGTGCTCGGTGGCGTGCAGATATCAGCGAATATAAGGCAGAACATCATGCGCGAAGTTGTTGACATGAAACCAACATCCTCTCCGAAAATGGAACCGTTCTTGCCGTGGGTAGCTTTTGGTACTGCTGTAGTTGTAGCGACCCTATTGATGTTCAGTGCCAGCAGCCGATACCTCACCCGTTTTCAGAAACCCTATAGTTTTGAGGTTGAATCCGAACCTACAGTTGAAATTATTGATGCCCCTATCGTCCTTGAGACTGACGCAAAACCATCCGTGCGGAATCAGGTAGGAAGGACTGTGGATGCTGATGAAGACAAGGGGAACCGTGGTAGCAAGCTACAGGAAATTCAGTTGCCGCAGAAAACCTCGGATACCGTCAGTGATGTAACAGATAATCCGTTAGTCGTCTCACGCATGGAAAACAGAAGTTTCCCTTCGGTATTTCAGGCATGGGATGATCTTATCGGATCTATAGGGGATGAACAGACATCGGGAAATATAGAGTCTTTGGACACTGAGATACTTTACACAGAAAGTCTTACGAAGCACGATCTTCATTGGAGCCCATTCTTTGGACTGTGGTGGGATACTTCCGTGGCGGAACCTACTTATGGGCTGTCAACTCGGTTGGGTGGTGAATTGGAAGCGGCAAAAACCATACGTCAACAAAGACTCTCGCGAAACGCGAATATGTTGTTTCTCGTTGAAGTTCGCATTCATAACCATTTGCAATCCTCTGCGTTTCCGCCAGATTCCGATTTCTGGCTCAGAGATAGTAACAACAGGATTATCGAAAATAGGAGTGACGAGTACGTGATGGACTTCTTGAATCCAGATTTGCAGGATTTGCTTATTCAACGGATTGTTGCAATTGACAAATGCGGGCTTTTTGATGGTGTCATGATAGCTGGATTCAATGCAAATGCCACGGATTTTATTGATCGTCATTTTCACGATGCCACAGATGAAGAGATTATTGCAGCAACAACCCGAATTTTACAAGAAGTTCGCAGACGCGTGCGAGACGATTTTTTGATACTCGTCAACACCGACCGAACAAAACCGACAGCCTACACCGAATATGTCAACGGCACTTTCATGGATACCCGACGCGGTTCCAAAGACAGTTATACCGGCGAAGGACTACAGAGAATTGAGGACGTGCTCCTATGGGCAGAAACACAGCTGAGAGAACCGCGGGTTAACTGTTTAAAAGGTGAAGGAATCGGGACATCGTCGCCAGATAGCCCGGAGAATATGCGTTGGGCGCGCCTGTTCACAACACTCAGCCTCACACACTCTAATGGCTATGTGCTGTATACCGATGGCATGCGCTCCGTTGATCCTCAAGCACAGGACCATTCCCATTATTGGTACCCGTTCTGGGATGCAGATCTCGGACAACCTGTCGGTGAAAAGGCACAACTATATGAAAATCAAGAGGGTTTATTCATTCGCGAGTTCACCAACGGCTGGGTAGCCTACAATCGTAGCGGAAAGCCACAAAACATACAACTACCCATGCAAGTTACCGCTGTCACAAGTGGTATCACCACTACACACCACACGATCTCTGATTTAGATGGCGAGATTTATCTGAAATAG
- a CDS encoding type II toxin-antitoxin system VapC family toxin has protein sequence MNYFWLDANAIAKRYVVEKGTPLINYFFANVSAERIVCLFDSMDETRSVIVRKRNRAEITASEFNQAIQQFETEVINSSEMVQVHATVSQKISARKLIDDYSINSTDAYILQCALDKANELQAGGRNLILVSSDKRLLRAAQSERLLTFNPETNSKTSLDLLINSP, from the coding sequence GTGAATTATTTCTGGTTAGATGCGAATGCTATTGCAAAACGATACGTTGTAGAAAAAGGAACACCTCTCATCAACTATTTCTTTGCCAATGTTTCTGCAGAGCGAATAGTTTGTTTGTTTGATAGTATGGACGAAACTCGCTCTGTCATAGTGAGAAAGAGGAATAGAGCGGAAATTACCGCCTCCGAGTTCAATCAAGCAATTCAGCAGTTTGAGACTGAAGTCATAAATAGTAGCGAAATGGTACAAGTGCATGCAACCGTCAGCCAAAAAATCTCCGCTAGGAAACTTATTGATGACTATTCCATTAATAGTACCGATGCATACATCCTTCAGTGCGCGCTTGATAAAGCGAACGAACTACAAGCAGGTGGGCGTAATCTAATTCTGGTCAGTTCCGATAAACGCCTGCTTCGGGCGGCGCAAAGCGAGCGGCTGCTCACGTTCAATCCCGAAACTAATAGTAAAACCTCCCTAGATCTTCTCATCAATTCACCATAG